DNA sequence from the Methanobacterium petrolearium genome:
CCTGTAGGTGGCCATATCAGCCATGCCAATGTTAGTGCAGCAGGAGTCAGAGGCCTTAAAGTATCCCCTCATCCTTTCGATACAGATAAGATGAACATCGACTCAGATGCCATGAAAAAGGACATTTTAGAGAAAAAACCGAAAATAGTCCTCTTGGGCGGTAGTTTATTCTTATTCCCCCATCCAGTGGAAGAGGCCAAGGAAGCAGCTGATGAAGTGGGAGCGAAAGTCATGTACGATGGGGCGCATGTTCTGGGGCTTATTGCCGGAGGTCAGTTTCAGGACCCTCTGCAGGAAGGCGCTGACCTGATAGCTGGAAGCACCCATAAAACATTCCCAGGACCACAGGGAGGTATAATCCTCTGTAAAGACGATTTAAAGGGCGAAATTGATGATGCTGTTTTCCCTGGTGTGGTGAGCAACCATCACCTGCACCACATGGCTGCTCTGGGAATAGCCACCGCTGAAATGCTGGAATTCGGTGCAGATTACGCTAAAAGTACCATCAAAAATGCCAAAGCCCTGGCACAAAGTTTCCATGAACTGGGTTTCAATGTTCTATGTGAAGATCAGGGCTTTACCCAATCCCATCAAGTGGTCATGGATGTTTCCGATATTGGAAAAGCTTCAACAATGTCCAAAGACCTTGAAACAAACAATATAATCCTCAATAAGAACCTATTACCATGGGATGATGTTAACCGCTCCGATGACCCCTCTGGCATAAGGGTGGGAACTCAAGAATTAACCCGCAGAGGTTTAAAAGAATCCCACATGAGTGAAGTTGCTGAATTCATTAAACAGGTAATTATTGATGGTAAAACTGTGAAATCCGAAGTATCTGAATTCATAAGTTCTTATGACACAGTACATTACGCTTTCAGCAATGATAAGGCTTATGAATACATTGAATTTTAATTAAATGATAATATGAAAATTGCTTGGGCTTTTACAGGAGCAGGGCACATGCTCCTGGAGAGTGTGGAAGTTCTGGAAGAAATTGCAGCAAAAAATGAAAACCAGGTTACTGTGCTACTTTCTGGTGCAGGTGAAGAAGTTCTAAAGATGTATGGCCTTTTTGACCGGGTTAAATCAGCCACTGGCGGATATTACCAGGAATTAGTTCTGGAAAAGGATCAAATGTGGAGTTATCCTATATCTGGCCGTTTCTCCCTGGGAAGATATGATTTATTAATTGTTTCTCCCACAACCTCCAACACCATTGCCAAGCTGGTGCACGGTATCGCTGACAGCCTGGTGACCAATGCTGTGGCTCAGGCAGGCAAAGGACAGGTCAGGATTCTGTTGGTCCCAGTGGATCTTGAATCCGGAGACCTGGAAACAGTTCTCCCATCCAAACTGGAGCTGGATCTGTGTCAAAACTGTGATACTTGTGAGGCTGCTGCTGCCTGTCCCCCCGATGCCATAACCCCTGGTGTGGAGATCAACCTCCTTAAATGCCAGGGTTGTGCTGCTTGTCAGGTTGCATGCCCCTACGGAGCTGTCAGTGGAGGAAGCATAATCACCATCCACATGAGAGAGATCGACATAGAAAACAGCCAAAAACTCCAACAACTTGAAGGAATAGAAGTCTTAAAGCATCCTTCCCAAATTTTAAATAAATTATAAAATATTAAATAACTGTTTACTTTATTTTAATTCTTCAATTCTAATTTTAATTTAACTTAACTTAACTTCATTTTTTTTGAACCTATTTATCATCAATATTATATTGAAAAAATTTGAAAAATAAATTAGGAACAAAGAACATAACAATATAATTAGTTTTTGTGTGTTATTTTAAAAACAGGTTAGTGGGGTTAAAAAATGGCCGAAAACCATAAAAGAATAGATTTTCTGTTGGAAGAACTGAATAGTGATGATTGGAAGGTTCGTGAGGATGCTGCTGAACTTTTAGCTGAGGTTGGGGATCCCGATGCAGTTGAACCTTTAATCGAAATCTTAAATGATGAGGATTGGCATGTTAGAGAGGCTGCTGCGCTTTCTTTGGGACTTTTTGAAGATGAAAGAACTGTGGAACCTTTGATCAAACTTATGGATGATGAAAAACCCAATGTGAGGTACGGTGCTGCTTTAAGTCTTTCCATTGTAGGTGACCAGCGGGCAGTTGGTGTGCTGAAGAAGGCTACTGAAGATGACAACTCAGTGGTGCGCAAGGTTGCAGAAGTAGCACTTAAAGAAATTGAAACCCGTAACTGAATAAGATTTATACTAGAGGGGGATTAGTATGGAAGCTGAAGATAAAGTAAAAAATGATGTAATGGAAGTTTTAGATAACTACGCCCAGGCATACAGAGACAAAAATCTTCAAGGAATTTTAAAACTTTTCATAGATGATGATGACCTGGTAATTATTGGAACTGGTTATGATGAATGGATTACTGGCAAAACTGAGCTTAAATCTGGATTCAGTAGAGACATGGAGCAAGCCGACAGTATTAACGTGAAATTCAGAGATATGACCATTTCTGCTGCCGGGAATGTATCATGGCTTTCCGGCCACATGAATATGGATGCCATGGTGAATGGCCAGGAAATCTTCTTACCTGGTCGTTTAAGTGCTGTCCTTGAGAAAAGAAATGATAAATGGCTTTTTGCACATCTACATTATTCTTTACCTGCTGCTGAGCAAGAAAAGGGCGAAGCCTGGCCCGAAGTATGAAAAAATTGGAGAATTAGATTTTAAACCGGACTTTAATAAATTAGCCCTGAAAAGTTTTAATGGTTAAATTTTCCGATTTAATCATTTTCCAGTAAGTCAAGGAGGTATGCAGTCATTTCTATCTCTTCTCTGGCTTGATAATCTCCCAACCGGTTTTTGGAAT
Encoded proteins:
- a CDS encoding nuclear transport factor 2 family protein, which translates into the protein MEAEDKVKNDVMEVLDNYAQAYRDKNLQGILKLFIDDDDLVIIGTGYDEWITGKTELKSGFSRDMEQADSINVKFRDMTISAAGNVSWLSGHMNMDAMVNGQEIFLPGRLSAVLEKRNDKWLFAHLHYSLPAAEQEKGEAWPEV
- the glyA gene encoding serine hydroxymethyltransferase, which translates into the protein MSDNEKYAQEIKDITKKHHEWMKNSINLIASENITSSSVREALATDLSHRYAEGIAGHRLYEGCQYIDEIENITVDLSKKIFKAEHANVQPTSGVVANLASFFALTQPGDNIMALEVPVGGHISHANVSAAGVRGLKVSPHPFDTDKMNIDSDAMKKDILEKKPKIVLLGGSLFLFPHPVEEAKEAADEVGAKVMYDGAHVLGLIAGGQFQDPLQEGADLIAGSTHKTFPGPQGGIILCKDDLKGEIDDAVFPGVVSNHHLHHMAALGIATAEMLEFGADYAKSTIKNAKALAQSFHELGFNVLCEDQGFTQSHQVVMDVSDIGKASTMSKDLETNNIILNKNLLPWDDVNRSDDPSGIRVGTQELTRRGLKESHMSEVAEFIKQVIIDGKTVKSEVSEFISSYDTVHYAFSNDKAYEYIEF
- a CDS encoding HEAT repeat domain-containing protein, encoding MAENHKRIDFLLEELNSDDWKVREDAAELLAEVGDPDAVEPLIEILNDEDWHVREAAALSLGLFEDERTVEPLIKLMDDEKPNVRYGAALSLSIVGDQRAVGVLKKATEDDNSVVRKVAEVALKEIETRN
- a CDS encoding dihydromethanopterin reductase (acceptor), with the translated sequence MKIAWAFTGAGHMLLESVEVLEEIAAKNENQVTVLLSGAGEEVLKMYGLFDRVKSATGGYYQELVLEKDQMWSYPISGRFSLGRYDLLIVSPTTSNTIAKLVHGIADSLVTNAVAQAGKGQVRILLVPVDLESGDLETVLPSKLELDLCQNCDTCEAAAACPPDAITPGVEINLLKCQGCAACQVACPYGAVSGGSIITIHMREIDIENSQKLQQLEGIEVLKHPSQILNKL